One window from the genome of Megalobrama amblycephala isolate DHTTF-2021 linkage group LG4, ASM1881202v1, whole genome shotgun sequence encodes:
- the lg4h9orf85 gene encoding uncharacterized protein C9orf85 homolog, translated as MSCQKGNVSRSRGQKHQNVTAFKNDKYGASAQVKKAKTKVHDGVCQHCKDVLEWKVKYNKYKPLTQLRKCVKCLQKTVKDAYHIICKPCALKLELCAKCGKKEEIVIPLDQKEEEGEVEDTNKPNKGNRQKKEEEEEEEEEEDEDFDDIGISNDECDSDPEAEGD; from the exons ATGAGCTGTCAAAAAGGAAATGTTTCCCGTTCGCGAGGCCAAAAACACCAAAACGTAACTGCCTTCAAAAATGACAAGTACGGTGCAAGCGCACAAGTTAAG AAAGCCAAAACAAAGGTTCATGATGGTGTCTGCCAGCACTGCAAAGATGTGCTAGAGTGGAAAGTCAAGTACAACAAATACAAGCCCCTGACACAGCTACGAAAATG tgtgaagtgtcttcagaaaacagtGAAGGATGCCTATCATATCATATGTAAGCCATGTGCTCTAAAGTTGGAGCTTTGTGCCAAATGTGGGAAAAAGGAAGAGATTGTTATTCC GCTTGACCAAAAGGAGGAAGAAGGAGAGGTAGAAGACACCAACAAGCCAAATAAAGGAAACAGGCAgaaaaaggaggaggaggaggaggaggaggaggaggaggatgaagaTTTCGATGACATTGGCATTAGCAATGATGAATGTGATAGTGATCCAGAAGCTGAAGGAGATTAA
- the abhd17b gene encoding alpha/beta hydrolase domain-containing protein 17B has product MNHLSLSELCCLFCCPPCPSRIASKLAFLPPEPTYTLMCDESGSRWTLHLSERADWQYSAREKDAIECFMTRTSRGNRIACMFVRCSPNARYTLLFSHGNAVDLGQMSSFYIGLGSRINCNVFSYDYSGYGASSGKPSEKNLYADVDAAWHALRTRYGIRPENVIIYGQSIGTVPSVDLASRYESAAVVLHSPLTSGMRVAFPDTKKTYCFDAFPNIDKISKVTSPVLVIHGTEDEVIDFSHGLALYERCQRPVEPLWVEGAGHNDVELYGQYLERLKQFVAHEIVNL; this is encoded by the exons ATGAATCACCTGTCACTGAGTGAGCTGTGTTGCCTTTTCTGCTGTCCACCGTGCCCAAGCAGAATAGCCTCCAAGCTAGCCTTCCTTCCTCCGGAGCCCACTTACACTCTCATGTGCGACGAGAGCGGAAGCCGTTGGACCCTCCACCTTTCTGAGCGTGCGGATTGGCAGTACTCCGCTCGGGAGAAGGATGCCATTGAGTGTTTCATGACCCGGACATCTAGGGGGAACCGAATCGCCTGTATGTTTGTGCGATGTTCTCCCAACGCTCGCTACACCTTGTTGTTTTCCCATGGTAATGCTGTAGACTTGGGTCAGATGAGTAGTTTCTACATCGGCTTGGGCTCCCGCATCAACTGTAACGTGTTCTCCTATGACTACTCGGGTTATGGGGCAAGCTCAGGGAAGCCTTCAGAGAAGAATTTGTATGCTGATGTGGACGCTGCCTGGCATGCACTACGAACAAG GTATGGGATCAGGCCAGAGAATGTGATAATTTACGGCCAGAGTATTGGTACAGTCCCTTCGGTGGATCTGGCCTCTCGGTACGAGAGCGCTGCCGTAGTCCTCCACTCCCCTCTGACCTCAGGCATGCGGGTGGCTTTTCCTGACACAAAGAAGACGTACTGCTTCGATGCATTCCCCAA caTTGACAAAATCTCTAAAGTCACCTCTCCGGTGCTGGTGATCCACGGTACAGAGGACGAGGTGATTGATTTTTCCCATGGGCTGGCCTTGTATGAGCGTTGCCAGCGGCCTGTGGAGCCACTCTGGGTGGAGGGTGCGGGACACAACGACGTGGAGCTGTATGGACAATACCTGGAGCGCTTGAAACAGTTTGTGGCTCATGAAATTGTAAACTTATAA